Proteins from a genomic interval of Danio rerio strain Tuebingen ecotype United States chromosome 4, GRCz12tu, whole genome shotgun sequence:
- the LOC137490987 gene encoding uncharacterized protein isoform X1: protein MAFIKEESEDVKIEETFTVKQEDLQEQTDLIEEKEESKDEEHHVKIEEKNNLQTDGILKRRDKNHFTCTQCGKSFGRKGDLKIHMRIHTGEKPFTCTQCGKSFSQSSHLNYHMMIHTGEKPFTCIQCRKSFNFSSNLHRHMRIHTGEKPFTCNQCGKSFRQKSNLNLHMRIHTRKKPFTCTQCGKSFNRSSDLYKHMRIHTGEKPFTCTQCGKSYNHISHLNQHMMIHTGEKPFQCTQCRKSFKISSNLYRHMRIHTGEKPFTCPQCGKSFSQSSHLNKHIMSHTGEKPFMSNHLV, encoded by the exons atggcgtttattaaagaggagagtgaagatgtgaagattgaagaaacattcacagtcaaacaggaagatctgcaggaacaaacag acctaattgaagagaaagAGGAGAGTAAAGatgaggaacatcatgtcaaaattgaggaaaaaaataatttacagactgatggtattttgaaaaggagagacaagaatcatttcacctgcactcagtgtggaaagagttttggaagaaaaggcgatcttaagattcacatgaggatccacactggagagaaaccattcacatgcactcagtgtgggaagagtttcagccaatcatctcaccttaattatcacatgatgattcacactggagagaaaccattcacatgcattcAGTGTAGGAAGAGTTTTAACTTTTCATCAAACCTtcatcgacacatgaggatccacactggagagaaaccattcacatgcaaccagtgtgggaagagttttcgccaaaaatcaaaccttaatctacacatgaggatccacactagaaagaaaccattcacatgcactcaatgtgggaagagtttcaaccgctcatcagacctttataaacacatgagaatccacactggagagaaaccattcacatgcactcagtgtgggaagagttacaACCAcatatcacaccttaatcaacacatgatgatccacactggagagaaaccattccaatgcactcagtgtaggaagaGTTTTAAAATTTCATCAAACCTTTatagacacatgaggatccacactggagagaaaccattcacatgccctcagtgtgggaagagtttcagtcaatcatcacaccttaataaacacatcatgagccacactggagagaaaccgttcatgtctaatcatcttgtttaa
- the LOC137490987 gene encoding uncharacterized protein isoform X2, producing the protein MRIHTGEKPFTCTQCGKSFSQSSHLNYHMMIHTGEKPFTCIQCRKSFNFSSNLHRHMRIHTGEKPFTCNQCGKSFRQKSNLNLHMRIHTRKKPFTCTQCGKSFNRSSDLYKHMRIHTGEKPFTCTQCGKSYNHISHLNQHMMIHTGEKPFQCTQCRKSFKISSNLYRHMRIHTGEKPFTCPQCGKSFSQSSHLNKHIMSHTGEKPFMSNHLV; encoded by the coding sequence atgaggatccacactggagagaaaccattcacatgcactcagtgtgggaagagtttcagccaatcatctcaccttaattatcacatgatgattcacactggagagaaaccattcacatgcattcAGTGTAGGAAGAGTTTTAACTTTTCATCAAACCTtcatcgacacatgaggatccacactggagagaaaccattcacatgcaaccagtgtgggaagagttttcgccaaaaatcaaaccttaatctacacatgaggatccacactagaaagaaaccattcacatgcactcaatgtgggaagagtttcaaccgctcatcagacctttataaacacatgagaatccacactggagagaaaccattcacatgcactcagtgtgggaagagttacaACCAcatatcacaccttaatcaacacatgatgatccacactggagagaaaccattccaatgcactcagtgtaggaagaGTTTTAAAATTTCATCAAACCTTTatagacacatgaggatccacactggagagaaaccattcacatgccctcagtgtgggaagagtttcagtcaatcatcacaccttaataaacacatcatgagccacactggagagaaaccgttcatgtctaatcatcttgtttaa